One window of the Arthrobacter sp. zg-Y919 genome contains the following:
- a CDS encoding mycothione reductase: MTHFDLAIIGSGSGNSLITPDWDGKKVAVIDGGTFGGTCLNVGCIPTKMFVYPAQLAAAAADGARLGVDSVSAGVRWRDIRDRVFGRIDAISEGGRRYRDEELENVTLISENVRFTSPHALTTASGEKITADEIVVAAGSRPVLPDIPGMDLPQVHTSDTVMRIDELPARVLIIGGGYIAAEFGFVFSAFGSDVTVAVRSGEMLRSLDATLSERFTAEASKEWDLQLNTTVDSLVENGDGSVRAVLSGPAGEQAVDVDLVLAATGRTPNTDRLGVDVAGFDVTGDGRLAVDRYGRVFASGTPVPGLWALGDISSPYQLKHVANHEARVVAHNLVHPEDLRAMDHRFVPAAVFSSPQIASVGMTENEAIADTRSRGVELALAVQEYGSTAYGWAMEDTTGFVKLLAERETGRLLGAHIMGHEASMLIQPLVQAMEFGLDAATMARGQYWIHPALTEVVENALLSLKTKEKPGRNRL, encoded by the coding sequence GTGACTCACTTCGATCTGGCCATCATCGGTTCCGGCTCCGGCAACTCGCTCATCACCCCGGACTGGGACGGCAAAAAGGTAGCGGTCATCGACGGCGGCACGTTTGGAGGAACGTGCCTGAACGTCGGCTGCATCCCCACCAAGATGTTCGTCTATCCCGCCCAGCTCGCCGCCGCCGCGGCCGACGGCGCGCGGCTGGGCGTGGATTCGGTCTCCGCAGGCGTGCGGTGGCGGGACATCCGGGACCGTGTCTTCGGCCGCATCGACGCCATTTCCGAGGGCGGGCGACGCTACCGGGACGAGGAGTTGGAGAACGTCACGCTCATCAGCGAAAACGTCCGCTTCACCTCCCCCCACGCCCTCACGACAGCGTCGGGGGAGAAGATCACGGCAGATGAGATTGTGGTGGCCGCCGGGTCGCGGCCCGTCCTGCCCGATATTCCAGGGATGGACCTGCCCCAGGTCCATACGTCGGACACGGTGATGCGCATCGACGAGCTGCCGGCGCGGGTACTGATCATCGGAGGCGGGTACATTGCGGCCGAGTTCGGGTTCGTTTTCTCGGCCTTCGGCTCGGATGTCACCGTGGCCGTGCGCTCGGGGGAGATGCTGCGTTCCCTGGATGCAACACTGTCCGAACGCTTCACGGCCGAAGCCTCCAAGGAGTGGGACCTGCAGTTGAACACCACCGTGGACTCACTGGTGGAAAACGGGGACGGTTCGGTGCGCGCCGTACTCTCCGGCCCGGCCGGCGAGCAGGCAGTGGACGTGGACCTGGTGCTCGCGGCGACCGGCCGGACGCCGAACACCGACCGTCTGGGCGTGGACGTGGCCGGCTTCGACGTCACCGGGGACGGCCGCCTGGCGGTGGACCGCTACGGCCGCGTCTTCGCTTCCGGGACACCCGTACCGGGACTCTGGGCGCTGGGGGACATCAGCAGCCCGTACCAGCTCAAGCATGTGGCCAACCACGAGGCGCGGGTGGTGGCGCACAACCTGGTGCACCCCGAAGACCTGCGTGCCATGGACCACCGCTTCGTTCCTGCGGCGGTCTTCAGCAGTCCGCAGATCGCAAGCGTGGGGATGACCGAGAATGAGGCGATCGCGGATACGCGGTCCCGCGGCGTGGAGCTGGCCCTCGCGGTCCAGGAATACGGATCGACGGCGTACGGCTGGGCGATGGAGGACACCACCGGTTTCGTGAAGCTCCTGGCCGAGCGGGAGACCGGCAGGCTCCTGGGTGCCCACATCATGGGCCATGAGGCCTCCATGCTGATCCAGCCGCTGGTCCAGGCGATGGAATTCGGGCTGGATGCCGCCACCATGGCCCGCGGTCAGTACTGGATCCATCCGGCACTGACGGAAGTTGTCGAAAATGCACTGCTTTCCCTGAAGACAAAGGAAAAGCCGGGCAGGAACCGCCTCTAG
- a CDS encoding pyruvate carboxylase: MFSKILVANRGEIAIRAFRAAYELGAKTVAVFPHEDRNSFHRQKADEAYLIGEEGHPVRAYLDVDEIIRVALESGCDAIYPGYGFLSENAQLARAAADAGITFVGPAADILELAGHKVHALNAARKAGIPVLRSTEPSADVEKLLAEAEDIGFPIFVKAVAGGGGRGMRRVDTPDKLPEALQAAMREAETAFGDATVFLEQAVLRPRHIEVQILADAEGNIVHLFERDCSLQRRHQKVVEIAPAPNLDEDIRQALYRDAVKFAKALNYVNAGTVEFLVDTVGERAGQHVFIEMNPRVQVEHTVTEEITDVDIVQSQLRIAAGENLADLGLKQDELQIRGAALQCRITTEDPANGFRPDVGRITAYRSAGGAGVRLDGGTVYAGAEISPHFDSLLVKLTCRGRTYPVAVNRARRALAEFRIRGVATNISFLQAVLDDPDFVAGDVATSFIEERPELLNARGSADRGTKLLNWLADVTVNKPYGDPVAHIDPAEKLPADLPEPVAGSRQRLLELGPEGFAADLRQRTELAVTDTTFRDAHQSLLATRVRTKDLAVAAPAVAALTPELLSVEAWGGATYDVALRFLGEDPWERLATLRHQLPNICIQMLLRGRNTVGYTPYPTEVTEAFVEEAAATGVDIFRIFDALNDVSQMEPAIRAVRKTGTAVAEVALCYTGDMLNPNEDLYTLDYYLDLAQRMVDAGAHILAIKDMAGLLRPAAAAKLVSALRERFDLPVHLHTHDTAGGQLATLLAAADAGVDAVDVASSPLAGTTSQPSMSSLVAALTNTERDTGISLDAVGALEPYWEAVRRVYAPFESGLAGPTGRVYRHEIPGGQLSNLRQQAIALGLGERFEAIEDMYTAADRILGRLVKVTPSSKVVGDLALQLVGTNVSPEDFEENPQNYDIPDSVIGFLSGELGDPPGGWPEPFRTKALQGRTIKPRDVELSEVDKAGLHADSATRQETLNRLLFAGPAKEFATVRETYGDVSVLETRDYLYGLRRGEEHIVELEKGVRLIVALDAVSEPDDKGMRTVMTTLNGQMRPVAVRDRSIESSTKAAERADPTEAGQVAAPFAGAVTVTAKEGAEVAAGETVATIEAMKMEASITAPVAGTVQRVAISRVEQVQGGDLLLVIAPK; encoded by the coding sequence ATGTTCTCGAAGATATTGGTAGCGAACCGGGGCGAAATAGCCATCCGCGCGTTCCGCGCCGCGTACGAACTCGGCGCGAAGACCGTAGCCGTGTTTCCCCACGAGGACCGTAATTCATTCCACCGCCAGAAGGCTGATGAGGCCTATCTGATCGGGGAAGAGGGACACCCGGTACGGGCGTATCTGGATGTGGACGAGATTATCCGTGTGGCGTTGGAATCCGGCTGCGACGCCATCTACCCCGGTTACGGTTTCCTGTCCGAAAACGCGCAGCTGGCCCGCGCGGCCGCCGACGCCGGCATCACCTTTGTAGGTCCCGCTGCGGACATCCTGGAGTTGGCCGGGCACAAGGTCCATGCCCTGAATGCCGCCCGTAAGGCGGGCATTCCGGTGCTGCGTTCCACGGAGCCAAGTGCCGACGTCGAAAAGCTGCTCGCCGAGGCGGAGGACATTGGCTTCCCCATCTTCGTCAAGGCAGTCGCCGGCGGCGGCGGACGCGGCATGCGGAGGGTGGACACCCCCGATAAGCTCCCCGAGGCGCTGCAGGCGGCCATGCGGGAGGCCGAAACGGCCTTCGGCGATGCCACGGTGTTCCTCGAGCAGGCGGTTTTGCGGCCCCGCCACATCGAGGTGCAGATCCTCGCGGACGCCGAAGGCAACATTGTGCACCTCTTCGAGCGGGACTGCTCGCTGCAGCGGCGGCACCAGAAGGTCGTCGAAATTGCCCCCGCCCCGAACCTGGATGAGGACATCCGGCAGGCGCTGTACCGGGATGCGGTGAAATTCGCCAAGGCGCTGAACTATGTCAATGCCGGGACGGTGGAGTTCCTGGTGGACACCGTGGGTGAACGCGCCGGCCAGCACGTCTTCATCGAAATGAACCCCCGGGTCCAGGTGGAGCACACGGTCACCGAGGAAATCACCGACGTGGACATTGTCCAGTCCCAGCTGCGGATCGCCGCGGGGGAGAACCTGGCCGATCTTGGCCTGAAGCAGGATGAACTGCAGATCCGCGGCGCAGCTCTGCAGTGCCGGATCACCACCGAGGACCCTGCAAACGGGTTCCGTCCCGACGTTGGCCGTATCACCGCCTACCGCTCGGCCGGCGGTGCCGGGGTCCGGCTCGACGGCGGCACGGTCTACGCGGGCGCCGAAATCAGCCCGCACTTCGACTCGTTGCTGGTCAAGCTGACCTGCCGCGGCCGCACGTATCCGGTGGCGGTTAACCGTGCCCGCCGGGCGCTGGCGGAATTCCGCATCCGCGGTGTTGCCACCAATATCTCCTTCCTGCAGGCCGTGCTGGACGATCCGGACTTCGTGGCGGGTGACGTGGCCACGTCCTTCATTGAGGAACGCCCCGAACTGCTCAATGCGCGCGGCTCGGCCGACCGGGGAACCAAGTTGCTCAACTGGCTGGCCGATGTGACGGTCAACAAGCCCTACGGCGATCCCGTGGCCCACATCGACCCGGCGGAGAAACTGCCTGCGGACCTGCCGGAGCCCGTCGCAGGTTCGCGGCAGCGGTTGCTTGAGCTGGGTCCGGAGGGCTTCGCCGCGGACCTGCGGCAGCGGACCGAACTGGCGGTCACGGATACCACCTTCCGTGATGCCCATCAGTCCCTGCTGGCCACCCGGGTACGGACCAAGGACCTGGCCGTGGCGGCGCCGGCGGTGGCTGCACTCACCCCGGAACTGCTTTCCGTGGAGGCCTGGGGCGGTGCCACCTACGACGTCGCCCTGCGCTTCCTGGGTGAAGACCCTTGGGAGCGCCTCGCAACGCTGCGGCACCAGCTGCCCAATATCTGCATCCAGATGCTGCTGCGTGGACGCAACACCGTGGGGTACACGCCGTATCCCACGGAGGTCACCGAAGCGTTCGTGGAGGAGGCCGCGGCCACCGGCGTCGATATCTTCCGCATCTTCGACGCGCTGAACGACGTCTCCCAGATGGAGCCCGCTATCCGCGCGGTCCGTAAGACCGGCACGGCCGTGGCCGAAGTGGCGCTTTGCTACACGGGGGACATGCTGAACCCTAACGAGGACCTGTACACGCTGGATTACTACCTGGACCTCGCACAGCGGATGGTGGACGCCGGCGCGCACATCCTGGCCATCAAGGACATGGCAGGGCTGCTGCGCCCCGCCGCAGCGGCCAAGCTGGTCTCAGCACTGCGGGAGCGTTTCGACCTGCCGGTGCACCTGCACACGCATGACACCGCGGGCGGCCAGCTGGCCACTTTGCTGGCCGCCGCCGACGCGGGAGTGGATGCGGTGGACGTCGCCAGTTCCCCGCTGGCCGGCACCACCAGCCAGCCGTCCATGTCCTCGCTGGTCGCCGCGCTGACCAACACCGAGCGGGACACCGGTATCAGCCTGGACGCCGTTGGCGCACTGGAGCCTTACTGGGAAGCGGTACGCCGCGTCTACGCACCGTTCGAATCCGGCCTGGCCGGCCCCACCGGCCGCGTCTACCGCCATGAAATCCCCGGCGGCCAGCTGTCCAACCTCCGCCAGCAGGCCATCGCCCTGGGACTGGGGGAGCGCTTTGAAGCCATCGAGGACATGTACACCGCCGCGGACCGGATCCTGGGCCGCCTGGTGAAGGTCACGCCGTCGTCGAAGGTGGTGGGCGACCTCGCCCTCCAGCTCGTAGGGACCAACGTCTCGCCGGAAGACTTCGAAGAGAATCCGCAGAACTACGACATCCCGGACTCGGTGATCGGCTTCCTCAGCGGCGAACTCGGGGACCCGCCCGGCGGCTGGCCGGAACCCTTCCGGACCAAGGCGCTGCAGGGACGCACGATCAAGCCGCGCGACGTCGAACTGTCCGAAGTGGACAAGGCCGGCCTGCACGCCGATTCCGCCACCCGGCAGGAAACCCTCAACCGGCTGCTCTTCGCGGGCCCGGCAAAGGAATTCGCGACCGTCCGGGAAACCTACGGAGACGTCTCGGTGCTCGAGACCCGCGACTACCTGTACGGCCTGCGCCGCGGGGAAGAGCACATTGTTGAACTGGAAAAGGGTGTGCGGCTGATCGTGGCACTGGACGCGGTGTCCGAACCCGACGACAAGGGCATGCGCACCGTCATGACCACCCTGAACGGCCAGATGCGGCCCGTCGCAGTGCGGGACCGCAGCATCGAAAGCTCCACCAAGGCGGCGGAACGGGCCGATCCGACCGAGGCCGGGCAGGTCGCGGCGCCCTTCGCCGGCGCCGTCACGGTCACCGCCAAGGAGGGGGCGGAGGTAGCCGCGGGGGAAACGGTCGCCACGATCGAAGCCATGAAAATGGAGGCGTCGATTACGGCCCCGGTCGCCGGAACGGTGCAGCGGGTTGCCATTTCCCGGGTGGAACAGGTGCAGGGCGGAGACCTCCTGCTCGTGATCGCACCCAAGTAG
- a CDS encoding ParA family protein — protein MQVVSISSLKGGVGKTSVTLGLASAALAAGIPTLVVDLDPHADATTGLGVSAGNQLGIGEMLRSPRRIQLSDHVVPAGWVANARRLARDSGGKKPVLDVAMGSAYSGIYDRPDLGKRDLRRLTSLLSRVTGYGLVLIDCPPSLNGLTRMAWTASNRVLLVAEPGLFSVAGTERTMRALELFREEFAPNLAPAGIIANRVRPSSNEHVFRLAEMKQMFGDLLLSPNVAEQANWQQIQGAAHSVHHWPGESAKQAAGTFDALIKNLMDTGSVRNRVMRRPVA, from the coding sequence GTGCAAGTAGTGAGCATCAGCAGCCTGAAGGGCGGCGTGGGCAAGACCTCCGTCACCCTGGGTCTGGCATCCGCCGCGCTGGCCGCAGGCATTCCGACGCTCGTCGTGGACCTGGACCCGCATGCCGATGCCACGACCGGCCTGGGCGTCAGCGCAGGCAACCAGCTCGGCATCGGTGAGATGCTGCGCAGCCCCCGGCGGATTCAACTGTCGGACCACGTGGTGCCGGCCGGCTGGGTGGCCAACGCCCGGCGCCTCGCCAGGGATTCCGGCGGGAAGAAGCCGGTACTGGACGTTGCCATGGGTTCGGCCTACTCGGGCATCTACGACCGCCCTGACCTGGGCAAGCGTGACCTGCGGCGCCTGACCAGCCTGCTCTCCCGGGTCACCGGGTACGGGCTGGTCCTCATCGACTGCCCACCGTCGCTCAACGGCCTGACCCGCATGGCGTGGACCGCCAGCAACCGCGTGCTCCTGGTGGCGGAGCCGGGACTGTTCTCCGTCGCCGGCACCGAGCGCACCATGCGGGCCCTCGAATTGTTCCGTGAGGAATTCGCCCCGAATCTGGCGCCCGCTGGCATCATTGCGAACCGGGTCCGTCCCAGCTCCAACGAGCATGTGTTCCGGCTTGCCGAAATGAAGCAGATGTTCGGTGACCTGCTGCTCTCGCCAAACGTTGCCGAACAGGCGAACTGGCAGCAGATCCAGGGTGCCGCCCATTCGGTGCACCACTGGCCGGGCGAATCCGCCAAGCAGGCGGCTGGAACCTTTGACGCGCTGATCAAGAACCTGATGGATACCGGCAGCGTCCGCAACCGCGTGATGCGCCGCCCGGTCGCCTAG
- a CDS encoding MerR family transcriptional regulator, protein MSPKGDAGEPAVALGSISSQSAQGLLFTEDLPLLDEDAGYRGPTACKAAGITYRQLDYWARTGLVEPAVRGATGSGTQRLYSFRDILVLKVVKRLLDTGVSLQQIRTAVEHLRERGVEDLAQITLMSDGASVYECTSADEVIDLVQGGQGVFGIAVGRVWREVEGSLAQLPSEHVNEHEFPGDELSQRRIARKIS, encoded by the coding sequence GTGAGTCCGAAAGGCGATGCCGGCGAACCTGCCGTGGCGCTGGGGAGCATTTCTTCCCAGAGTGCCCAGGGCTTGCTGTTCACCGAGGATCTGCCTCTTCTTGACGAAGATGCAGGCTACCGTGGCCCCACAGCCTGCAAGGCTGCCGGGATTACCTACCGGCAGCTGGATTACTGGGCCCGCACCGGACTGGTCGAGCCCGCCGTACGCGGCGCTACCGGGTCCGGTACGCAGCGTCTCTACAGCTTCCGCGACATCCTGGTCCTGAAGGTCGTCAAGCGGCTGCTGGACACCGGCGTATCGCTCCAGCAGATCCGGACCGCCGTCGAACACCTGCGCGAACGCGGTGTCGAGGACTTGGCACAGATCACCTTGATGAGCGACGGCGCCAGCGTCTACGAGTGCACGTCGGCTGACGAGGTTATCGACCTGGTGCAGGGCGGCCAGGGCGTCTTCGGCATCGCCGTGGGCCGCGTCTGGCGAGAGGTCGAGGGCAGCCTCGCGCAGCTGCCCAGTGAGCACGTCAATGAGCATGAATTCCCCGGTGACGAACTGAGCCAGCGCCGTATCGCGCGGAAGATCAGCTAG
- a CDS encoding bifunctional nuclease family protein encodes MQEVEVVGVRIELPSNQPLVLLKEIEGERHLPIWIGAPEASAIAFVQQGIVPPRPMTHDLLVNLIHALKREVTFVRLISVEDTVFHAEIVFEDGTAVNSRASDAIAVALRIPCPIYCADEVLNQAGVRIADADPENEEEQDNAEQEMRQFREFLADVEPEDFER; translated from the coding sequence ATGCAGGAAGTGGAAGTTGTGGGCGTGCGGATAGAACTCCCGTCCAACCAGCCGCTGGTCCTGCTTAAGGAAATCGAAGGTGAACGGCACCTGCCCATCTGGATCGGCGCCCCGGAAGCCAGTGCCATCGCCTTCGTGCAGCAGGGAATCGTACCGCCGCGGCCCATGACGCATGATCTGCTGGTCAACCTGATCCACGCGCTCAAGCGTGAAGTCACCTTCGTCCGGTTGATCTCCGTAGAGGACACGGTTTTCCATGCGGAGATTGTCTTCGAGGACGGCACAGCGGTTAACTCGCGTGCCTCCGACGCCATTGCGGTAGCCCTGCGCATCCCGTGCCCCATCTACTGCGCCGACGAGGTCCTCAACCAGGCGGGTGTGCGGATCGCCGATGCCGACCCGGAAAACGAAGAGGAACAGGACAACGCCGAGCAGGAGATGCGCCAGTTCCGGGAGTTCCTGGCCGACGTCGAGCCTGAAGACTTCGAACGCTAG
- a CDS encoding MerR family transcriptional regulator, with protein MSASQPVRRTTGPERLRGRVLNIGEVLSELSGEFPAISASKIRFLEEKGLVTPQRTAAGYRKYSTADVERLRFVLALQRDQYLPLKVIKDYLDAIDRGERPESLPGGMSLAPRVVSDQLAGELSARARARTLTFTELVQESGASTDLVHSLVSYGLISAADDNYDEHALKVAKACVQLEAHGIEPRHLRPFRAAADRELGLVERVVAPVASRRDVASKARAAETAREISDLCLSLHSALVHGQIARMEG; from the coding sequence ATGTCAGCATCACAGCCCGTCAGGCGCACCACCGGACCGGAACGGCTGCGCGGCAGGGTGCTGAATATCGGCGAGGTCCTCAGCGAGCTGAGTGGAGAGTTCCCCGCCATCAGCGCGTCCAAGATCCGTTTCCTCGAGGAAAAGGGTCTGGTGACGCCGCAGCGCACGGCCGCGGGCTACCGCAAGTACAGTACGGCCGACGTCGAACGCCTCCGCTTCGTGCTTGCGCTCCAGCGGGACCAGTACCTGCCCCTGAAAGTCATCAAGGACTACCTGGATGCGATTGACCGGGGCGAGCGGCCCGAATCCCTGCCCGGCGGCATGTCCCTGGCACCGCGCGTGGTGTCGGACCAGCTCGCCGGCGAGCTTTCCGCCCGCGCCCGGGCCCGGACCCTTACCTTCACCGAACTCGTGCAGGAATCCGGGGCCAGCACCGATCTGGTGCACAGCCTGGTCAGCTACGGGCTGATCAGCGCCGCTGATGACAACTATGACGAACACGCACTGAAGGTGGCCAAGGCCTGCGTGCAGCTGGAGGCGCACGGCATTGAGCCCCGCCATCTCCGCCCCTTCCGCGCCGCTGCGGACCGCGAGCTGGGGCTGGTGGAACGCGTGGTTGCCCCCGTCGCATCCCGCCGGGACGTCGCCTCGAAGGCCCGCGCAGCCGAGACCGCGCGGGAAATCAGCGACCTTTGCCTGAGCCTGCACAGCGCCCTGGTACATGGCCAAATCGCGCGGATGGAGGGCTGA
- a CDS encoding FHA domain-containing protein: MAGEQYNAEQTGGRRAPSAEDTTSISLPPLSDTDSVEPKLTPDERAAVAALPARSALLIAHSGPNAGARFLLDQDVTTAGRHPNADVFLDDVTVSRKHVEFRRSPEGFRVVDSMSLNGTYVNHDRVDSVLLRTGSEVQIGKFRLTFYAARPASAGN, encoded by the coding sequence ATGGCGGGCGAGCAGTACAACGCCGAACAAACGGGCGGCCGAAGGGCACCCAGCGCGGAAGACACCACATCCATAAGTCTTCCCCCACTCTCCGACACTGATTCGGTGGAGCCGAAGCTGACCCCGGATGAGCGGGCTGCTGTCGCCGCGCTTCCGGCGCGGTCTGCTCTGCTGATCGCCCACAGTGGCCCGAACGCGGGTGCACGGTTCCTGCTGGACCAGGACGTCACCACCGCCGGACGGCACCCCAACGCCGATGTTTTCCTCGATGACGTCACCGTTTCGCGCAAGCATGTTGAGTTCCGCCGCAGCCCCGAGGGCTTCCGAGTCGTGGATTCGATGAGCCTGAACGGCACATACGTCAACCATGACCGCGTGGACAGCGTGCTGCTGCGCACCGGCAGTGAAGTGCAGATCGGCAAGTTCCGGCTCACTTTTTACGCTGCCCGCCCCGCATCCGCCGGAAACTAG
- the erm gene encoding 23S ribosomal RNA methyltransferase Erm — MEARTPFGGRHELGQNFLIHQPTIRLVLELVRSSGGGSILELGAGDGALTRPLAALGRDLLAIDLDLRCVRRLQQRLPSVQVRQADALAVPFDRPVVVGNIPFHLTTPILRRLFSTGTWSQSVLLTQWEVARKRAGVGGGTLLTAQTAPWFDFILQGRVPAAGFRPSPAVDGGVISVQRRPVPLLDPEDRNAYEQFVRRLFTGPGAGLGEILGRSLGSARTARAVLAGCGLPVRALPRDITPEQWPYLWAAVRAVQENSRSGRAGIQPSRK, encoded by the coding sequence GTGGAAGCGAGAACCCCGTTTGGCGGCCGGCATGAGCTCGGCCAGAATTTCCTGATCCACCAACCCACCATCCGCCTGGTCCTTGAGCTTGTCCGGTCCTCAGGCGGCGGAAGCATCCTCGAACTTGGTGCCGGAGACGGCGCCCTGACGCGGCCGCTTGCAGCCCTTGGCCGCGACCTGCTGGCCATTGACCTGGATCTCCGCTGTGTGCGGCGGCTGCAGCAGCGGCTTCCCTCCGTGCAGGTACGGCAGGCCGACGCCTTGGCTGTCCCGTTCGACCGGCCGGTGGTCGTGGGTAACATTCCGTTCCACCTGACCACACCGATCCTGCGGCGCCTGTTCAGCACGGGCACCTGGTCCCAGTCAGTCCTGCTGACCCAGTGGGAGGTTGCACGCAAACGGGCCGGCGTGGGCGGCGGAACCCTCCTGACGGCCCAGACCGCGCCGTGGTTCGACTTCATCCTCCAGGGCCGGGTGCCGGCGGCAGGATTCCGGCCCAGCCCGGCCGTTGACGGCGGCGTCATCAGCGTCCAGCGCCGCCCCGTTCCGCTTCTGGACCCGGAGGACCGGAATGCCTACGAACAGTTTGTTCGCCGGCTGTTTACCGGGCCCGGCGCCGGACTGGGGGAGATCCTCGGCCGGTCCCTGGGATCGGCCCGGACTGCCCGGGCCGTGCTGGCCGGTTGTGGCCTACCGGTGCGTGCGCTGCCGCGGGACATTACACCCGAGCAGTGGCCATATCTGTGGGCGGCGGTCCGGGCTGTGCAGGAGAATTCCCGGTCCGGCAGAGCTGGAATCCAGCCATCGCGGAAATGA
- a CDS encoding VOC family protein, whose protein sequence is MKDEKGTLTDIKVTSFAISLNVPVPEASAGFLIRHLGYAVEMESDGFVSLRHPGGGSNLVFLRTGLATFQPPEVAGRAREGLLLVHVVDNLDEVHQQFLAGGVDVVTPPETEPWGERFAQYRDPNGLIIQLVQWMADT, encoded by the coding sequence ATGAAGGATGAGAAAGGAACCCTGACGGACATCAAAGTAACCTCTTTCGCAATCTCCCTGAACGTCCCCGTTCCGGAAGCCTCGGCCGGTTTCCTCATCAGGCACCTGGGTTACGCCGTGGAAATGGAAAGCGACGGCTTTGTCTCGCTCCGGCATCCCGGCGGGGGATCGAACCTTGTTTTCCTCCGCACCGGCCTCGCGACATTCCAGCCACCCGAGGTCGCCGGCCGTGCCCGTGAAGGCCTGCTGCTGGTACACGTGGTGGACAATCTCGACGAAGTCCATCAACAGTTCCTCGCCGGCGGTGTGGACGTGGTCACACCCCCGGAGACGGAGCCCTGGGGCGAGAGGTTTGCGCAGTACCGTGATCCGAACGGCCTGATCATTCAACTGGTCCAATGGATGGCAGACACCTGA
- a CDS encoding dihydrofolate reductase family protein, with the protein MNQQLHVRGFSVSLDGYSAGPDQSLSNPLGTGGERLHEWMIATRTFSEREGLDGTGEGINDLFVRSHFDGIGATIMGRNMFGPVRGPWESSDAWNGWWGGNPPYHHPVFVLTNHPRDSVEMDGGTTFHFITGGIGEARDCALVAADGLDVLVGGGADTVRQYLRAGLIDRIHLVMVPVLLGSGERLLEDLARPDGRIPSYRPIDLTPSGSVVHIQLAKEEEGRPRSHEG; encoded by the coding sequence ATGAACCAGCAACTGCATGTCCGCGGCTTCTCAGTGTCCCTGGACGGGTACAGTGCCGGGCCGGACCAGAGCCTGTCCAACCCGCTTGGAACCGGAGGGGAACGCCTCCATGAATGGATGATCGCCACCCGCACCTTTTCGGAACGTGAGGGTTTGGACGGGACGGGTGAAGGAATCAATGATCTTTTTGTCCGCAGCCATTTCGACGGAATCGGCGCCACCATCATGGGACGGAATATGTTCGGCCCCGTCCGCGGTCCATGGGAAAGCAGCGACGCGTGGAACGGGTGGTGGGGCGGGAATCCGCCATACCACCACCCCGTGTTTGTCCTGACGAACCATCCGCGGGATTCCGTGGAGATGGACGGCGGCACCACCTTCCACTTCATTACCGGAGGGATCGGGGAAGCCAGGGATTGTGCCCTGGTGGCCGCCGACGGTCTGGATGTGCTGGTTGGCGGTGGAGCAGACACCGTCCGCCAGTACCTGCGCGCCGGACTCATTGACCGCATCCACCTCGTTATGGTGCCGGTCCTGCTGGGAAGCGGCGAGCGGCTGTTGGAGGACCTCGCCCGGCCGGATGGACGCATCCCGTCCTACCGGCCCATCGACCTAACCCCCAGTGGGAGTGTCGTGCATATCCAGTTGGCCAAAGAGGAAGAGGGGCGGCCCCGCAGCCATGAAGGATGA
- a CDS encoding GNAT family N-acetyltransferase, translating to MIEVHPATADRFGDVAAVLAPRNPGAQACWCLSYRLPTPEFRALAGPDQQARLRRYAEEGTPPGVVAYIDHEPAGWCSVSPRTSYHRLRTSRTIPTVDEVPVWSIVCLVIRPQFRRQGLARHLLEGAVDYARSSGAPALEAYPIDADGGRISSSLAYVGTTGLFEAAGFERVVETASKSGGKTRWLMRRSLA from the coding sequence ATGATCGAGGTCCACCCGGCCACCGCCGACCGGTTCGGCGACGTGGCCGCCGTCCTGGCACCAAGGAACCCCGGGGCCCAGGCGTGCTGGTGCCTGAGTTACCGTCTGCCGACGCCGGAGTTCAGAGCGCTGGCTGGCCCCGATCAGCAGGCCCGGCTTCGCCGGTATGCGGAGGAGGGAACCCCTCCCGGCGTCGTCGCCTATATCGACCATGAACCTGCGGGCTGGTGTTCGGTGAGCCCGCGCACCAGCTATCACAGGCTGCGGACCTCCCGCACCATCCCCACTGTCGATGAGGTACCGGTGTGGAGCATTGTGTGTCTGGTCATCCGGCCCCAGTTCCGCCGGCAGGGGCTGGCTCGGCACCTGCTCGAAGGCGCGGTCGACTATGCCCGTTCATCGGGAGCTCCGGCGCTGGAGGCCTACCCCATCGACGCCGACGGCGGCCGGATCAGTTCCTCTCTCGCTTATGTCGGCACTACCGGGCTGTTTGAAGCTGCCGGATTCGAGCGGGTGGTGGAGACGGCGTCGAAATCCGGCGGGAAGACCCGGTGGCTGATGCGGAGAAGCCTGGCCTAG